The Siansivirga zeaxanthinifaciens CC-SAMT-1 region CTTCGTAATAACTTCCCTTTCCTGCTCTTAGTGGTTTTTGTTTGGTAATACCGTACACGCCTCCATTGTCTGAAGTAAACACAATTAACGTATTATCGAATAGATTCTTTTCCTTGAGCTTTTTAACAAGTAAACCTATATTTCTATCCAGATTTTCAACCATCGTAGCATACTCAGGATTATCTTGACCGTTCGAACCTGGCTTCTTTTTGTATTTATCCAATAAACTTTTTACTGGCATAATTGGCGTGTGCACCGCATAAGGCGAATAATACAGAAAGAATGGTTGCGCAATGGTGTCTACAAACTTTATGGCGTTCTCCATTACCAAATCGGTTAAATAATCGCTATCCCCTTTTTCTAGTTTGACATTTTTATAAGGTGGATAATAACTTTGAGGAGCACCTGCATGACTTCCTCCTATATTTACATCAAAACCATATTCTAAAGGATTATGACTCAAATGCCATTTTCCAGCATGACAGGTTGTATAACCATTACTTTTTAAAACTTTCGGAATAATATTGTGGGTTGGTGCTAAAATTGTTGTATTCGGGGTTGGAATGAGTTTACGGTCTTGTGACTTACCTCTTTCAGAAGAGTTTACGGTATAAATACCGTGACGTGGTGTCCATAACCCAGTCATCAAACAAGCTCTACTTGGAGCACAGTTTGCTGAGGCAGCATAACCATTGGTAAATACCATACCTTGTTGCGCCAAAGCATCAATATTAGGAGTTTCATAATATTCACTTCCCATAAAACCGACATCTTTCCACCCCATATCATCAATATTTATAATTAAGATATTGGGCTTAGTTTTATCTTTAGATTGTGCGTTTAATGAGCTTATTACTACAAAAAAAACAGCACATATAATTTGAACTTTTCTCATTTTTATTAATGCCTTTTAAATTGATTATTCTTTACTTGAAGCCTTTTTTTCCAAAGGAAATTCAGGATGCTCAGTACGTGAATTTTTTATCCAATAAAGTAATTCTTTTGATTTTTCTGGATATTTTTCAGCCAAATTGTTCTTCTCGCCAATATCCACACTTAAGTCGTAAAGCTCAATCGGTTTATTTTTGAATTTTACGGCTTTCCAATTGTCTTTTCTAACAGCTTGAATTGGACCAGCACTTTCATTAAACTCCCAATATAGGTAATCATGTTTTTCTTGTTTTTTATTGTTACCTAAAAGGGTTGGCACATAAGAAATACCATCTACCTTATTACTTGGTTTTATTCCTGCCAATTCACAAGCCGTAGGTAAGAAATCCCAAAATGCTGAGATATGATCTGTTTTTGAGCTTGCTTTAATTTTATTTGGCCAATAGGCTACAAATGGCATGCGAATACCGCCTTCGTATAAATCTCGCTTATGCCCTTTAAAATCGCCATTACTATTAAAAAACTCATTCTTTAAGTCGTCGTATTCATGACCATTATCACTGGTAAAAACAACTAAGGTGTTTTCGGCTATTCCTAATTCTTTTAGTTGTTTTATTAAGTCACCAATATGCCTGTCCATAGTAGACACCATAGCTGCATAAGTGGTATGTCCATCTTCGTCGTGACGGTAATGTCCAGGAACCATCTTGCGCTTTGGCCAACCTAAATTAGTATATTGTTCCTTTTCTTTTTCAAGAATAGTTAATTCAAAATGCGGAATAGTATAGGCCAAATAAAGGAAAAAAGGTTTTTTATAATTTTTATTAAT contains the following coding sequences:
- a CDS encoding sulfatase gives rise to the protein MRKVQIICAVFFVVISSLNAQSKDKTKPNILIINIDDMGWKDVGFMGSEYYETPNIDALAQQGMVFTNGYAASANCAPSRACLMTGLWTPRHGIYTVNSSERGKSQDRKLIPTPNTTILAPTHNIIPKVLKSNGYTTCHAGKWHLSHNPLEYGFDVNIGGSHAGAPQSYYPPYKNVKLEKGDSDYLTDLVMENAIKFVDTIAQPFFLYYSPYAVHTPIMPVKSLLDKYKKKPGSNGQDNPEYATMVENLDRNIGLLVKKLKEKNLFDNTLIVFTSDNGGVYGITKQKPLRAGKGSYYEGGIREPFFFVFSDKIKPNTQSDVPITNLDIFPTILEFAGIKNTGLTLDGNTLSAVLEGKTESLKRSLFWHFPIYLEAYNQKDNENRDPLFRTRPGSVIRKGNWKLHYYFEDNGVELYNLSKDIGEQINVAKENPKKREELLGILKNWWKQTNAPLPTMINPKYIN
- a CDS encoding arylsulfatase, which codes for MNIRLYRPFFFLVIFVFLVGCKSKQLDKEIIVDSKPNIIFILADDLGYGDVGFNGQTKIKTPNIDQLAANGMVFTNHYSGSPVCGPSRAVLMTGKHTGHCTVRGNPKWTASGKPVDLESKDVTVAEELKRAGYTTGIIGKWGLAENLNEGLPNKQGFDYFYGFNQHSPAHHYYPERIFENDKVFKLEGNDPQNKKGQHIQYLMTEKATNFINKNYKKPFFLYLAYTIPHFELTILEKEKEQYTNLGWPKRKMVPGHYRHDEDGHTTYAAMVSTMDRHIGDLIKQLKELGIAENTLVVFTSDNGHEYDDLKNEFFNSNGDFKGHKRDLYEGGIRMPFVAYWPNKIKASSKTDHISAFWDFLPTACELAGIKPSNKVDGISYVPTLLGNNKKQEKHDYLYWEFNESAGPIQAVRKDNWKAVKFKNKPIELYDLSVDIGEKNNLAEKYPEKSKELLYWIKNSRTEHPEFPLEKKASSKE